A stretch of the Filimonas lacunae genome encodes the following:
- a CDS encoding SusC/RagA family TonB-linked outer membrane protein — protein MRKQLMVIAVLLCSTLQLLAQQKKVTGKITDAAGHPVENASVTIKGAQAGTLTKADGSFSINVPATATALVISAIGFEVQETILSDNMTIKLAASTSSLSEVVVTGYGTQKKAQLTGSVAKIGGERIENTPMPSVDQMLQGKVAGLQSTSSNGQPGANQQVRIRGIGSYTATSQPLYVVDGVQINSGDLSTNQSTSNVLSNINANDIESVSVLKDAAATSIYGSRGANGVIIITTKKGKTGKSQLRFDTEVGASKYANLPDAGKPLRAADWFALLKEGMVNKGTYTDAQITSTLKQYGYGNGVDIDWLGLTTQTGKQQQYNLSLSAGDAKTQIFMSGGYFQQEGANIGSGIRRISGNLKVNHNISDKVSVSTNWNVGNVYQNTPASGSGYYGNPWYVALTLRPTQNPYTADGSLNIAANDTGFATHYNPLYVLAHDKNWMRSTQIIGGGNLEYKVIKGLKFTSHMGIQSNNLEEFSYNNPYHGDGKSYGGYSSDVYNRYFLWDWYNQADYHLDIIKASKLTADFKVGYEAISSSRYKQTSTAKSYPFNMDLPYSVNAATAVSAGAYGSDYTFASMYGNAVFSYDSRYSLYLSMRRDGSSRFSDANKYGTFPAAGFTWNVSEEEFMKSVKPISLLKFRATYGKSGNAGIDNYASMKTFNYGYAYNGVAGGVFYNAGNPNLTWEKNSQLDFGIDAGFFKNRINITADYYNKVADDMLFDNPLSETVGFSKYSNNIGKMRNRGWEFAINATPIQKKDFQWDISFNIAHNKNTILELPNHAEMANANDGTKRFKEGMDINSYYLKAFAGVDPATGSALWYTDATRATTTTSYSSAGYQFVGKSASPKYFGGLNNTFTYKGFSLNFDFYYNYGNYVYDSYGTYFMGAAYPTRGKYAANLNRWQKAGDITNVPKYVYGETNTTSGERALYKGDYIRLKNVQLGYRMNSSTNKMLERMHLTSVNLYVRGSNFWTKIYDKSIPFDPEQGVNGTNLQGLLLSKTMTIGLNVGF, from the coding sequence ATGAGAAAACAACTAATGGTTATTGCGGTGTTACTCTGTTCCACACTGCAACTATTAGCACAACAGAAAAAGGTAACCGGTAAAATTACCGACGCAGCCGGCCATCCTGTTGAAAATGCCTCGGTTACCATTAAAGGCGCTCAGGCAGGCACGCTTACCAAAGCTGACGGTTCTTTTAGCATCAATGTTCCTGCCACTGCAACAGCACTGGTTATTTCAGCCATTGGCTTTGAAGTACAGGAAACAATCTTATCAGATAACATGACCATTAAACTGGCAGCCAGCACCAGCAGCTTATCCGAAGTGGTGGTAACAGGCTATGGTACACAGAAGAAAGCTCAACTAACCGGTTCTGTAGCCAAAATAGGTGGCGAAAGAATAGAAAACACCCCCATGCCCTCTGTTGACCAGATGTTGCAGGGCAAAGTAGCCGGTTTACAGTCTACCTCCTCTAACGGACAGCCAGGTGCCAACCAGCAGGTACGTATACGGGGCATTGGCTCTTATACCGCTACTTCACAGCCTTTATATGTTGTAGATGGTGTACAAATTAACAGTGGCGACCTGTCAACCAACCAGTCTACTTCCAACGTATTATCCAATATCAACGCCAACGATATCGAAAGCGTTTCTGTATTAAAAGATGCCGCCGCCACTTCTATTTACGGTTCACGCGGCGCCAACGGTGTTATCATCATTACTACCAAAAAAGGTAAAACCGGCAAAAGCCAGTTACGTTTCGATACCGAAGTAGGTGCATCTAAATATGCCAACCTGCCCGATGCAGGTAAGCCACTGCGTGCAGCCGATTGGTTTGCACTGTTAAAAGAAGGTATGGTAAACAAAGGCACGTATACCGATGCACAAATTACCAGCACCCTTAAACAATACGGCTATGGTAATGGTGTAGATATAGACTGGTTAGGCCTTACTACCCAAACCGGCAAACAACAACAATACAACCTGAGTCTTTCCGCAGGCGATGCCAAAACACAGATATTTATGTCTGGCGGTTATTTCCAGCAGGAAGGCGCCAACATCGGTTCTGGTATTAGAAGAATTTCAGGCAACCTGAAAGTAAACCATAACATCAGCGATAAAGTATCCGTATCCACCAACTGGAACGTAGGTAACGTGTATCAGAATACGCCCGCTTCCGGCTCTGGTTATTACGGCAACCCCTGGTACGTAGCTTTAACCTTACGCCCAACACAAAACCCATATACTGCCGATGGCAGCTTAAACATAGCAGCCAACGACACCGGCTTTGCCACGCACTACAACCCATTGTATGTATTGGCGCATGATAAAAACTGGATGAGAAGTACGCAAATCATTGGCGGCGGTAACCTGGAATATAAAGTTATCAAAGGCCTGAAATTCACTTCTCACATGGGCATTCAAAGCAATAACCTGGAAGAGTTTTCCTATAACAACCCCTACCATGGCGATGGTAAATCGTACGGCGGTTATTCTTCTGATGTATACAACCGATATTTCCTGTGGGATTGGTACAACCAGGCCGATTACCACCTGGATATTATAAAAGCCAGCAAACTCACTGCTGATTTTAAAGTAGGTTATGAAGCCATCAGCAGCAGCCGCTACAAACAAACATCTACTGCCAAAAGCTATCCATTCAACATGGACCTGCCTTATTCTGTAAACGCAGCCACTGCTGTTAGCGCAGGCGCTTATGGCAGCGATTACACTTTTGCCTCTATGTATGGCAATGCCGTATTCAGCTACGATAGCCGCTATTCATTATACCTGAGCATGCGCCGGGATGGATCTTCCCGCTTTAGCGATGCCAACAAATACGGCACCTTCCCCGCAGCTGGTTTTACCTGGAACGTGAGCGAGGAGGAGTTTATGAAATCAGTTAAACCCATCAGCTTACTCAAATTCCGCGCTACTTACGGCAAATCCGGTAACGCTGGCATTGACAACTACGCTTCCATGAAAACCTTTAATTATGGTTATGCCTATAATGGTGTAGCAGGTGGTGTTTTCTACAATGCCGGTAATCCCAACCTTACCTGGGAAAAGAACAGCCAGCTGGACTTTGGTATTGATGCAGGCTTCTTTAAAAACAGGATCAACATCACTGCCGATTACTACAATAAAGTAGCAGATGACATGCTGTTTGATAACCCGTTATCAGAAACAGTGGGCTTTAGCAAATATTCCAACAACATTGGTAAAATGCGTAACAGAGGTTGGGAATTCGCCATCAACGCCACTCCTATCCAGAAAAAAGATTTTCAATGGGATATCAGCTTTAACATCGCGCATAACAAAAACACCATCCTGGAATTACCCAACCATGCCGAAATGGCCAATGCCAACGATGGAACCAAACGCTTTAAAGAAGGTATGGACATCAACTCCTACTACCTGAAAGCATTTGCAGGTGTAGATCCTGCTACCGGTAGTGCATTATGGTATACCGATGCCACCCGTGCAACCACTACCACCTCATACAGCAGTGCCGGTTACCAGTTTGTAGGCAAAAGCGCTTCTCCTAAATATTTCGGAGGATTAAACAACACCTTCACCTATAAAGGCTTCTCGCTTAATTTCGACTTCTACTACAACTATGGCAACTACGTATACGACAGCTATGGCACTTACTTTATGGGAGCCGCTTACCCTACGCGTGGTAAATATGCAGCTAACCTAAACAGGTGGCAAAAAGCCGGCGACATTACCAATGTTCCCAAATATGTATATGGCGAAACCAACACCACCAGTGGCGAAAGAGCCTTATACAAAGGCGACTACATCCGCTTAAAGAACGTTCAGTTAGGCTATAGAATGAACAGCAGCACCAACAAAATGCTGGAGCGCATGCACTTAACATCTGTAAACCTGTACGTACGTGGCAGCAACTTCTGGACTAAAATCTACGACAAAAGCATTCCTTTTGATCCCGAGCAAGGCGTAAACGGCACCAACCTGCAAGGCTTGCTATTATCCAAAACAATGACCATTGGCTTAAACGTAGGCTTCTAA
- a CDS encoding PQQ-dependent sugar dehydrogenase — protein sequence MSFCTVVALISCQTGTNQQNNTTNTPADTVATRTDSVELPAPFATKSSNLFSNVTGWPEGITPKAPHGFKVVKFAGELNNPRWIYQASNGDIFVTQASTDANAIKKAAAAISGKGKSQNLGNSANNVLLFRDTTNDGVPDVQEVFLSGLEQPFGMLVLGNFFYVANTNALLRYPYNAQTHKITGKAQKILDLPKGGYNNHWTRNIVANGNGSKIYVSVGSGSNVAEHGMENEIRRANILEINPDGSGERIYASGLRNPVGMAWAPGSASLWTAVNERDNLGDGLVPDYLTSVKEGGFYGWPYSYFGNHKDPRLNNQREDLVAKAIVPDVPLGSHTASLGLAFYDKDAFPDKYKNGAFIGQHGSWNNSTLVGYKVVFVPFKNGHPNGKPEDFLTGFINTAAGNNNVYGRPVGVAVLQNGSMLVADDASNTIWSITKE from the coding sequence ATGTCATTTTGTACAGTGGTAGCCCTGATTTCCTGCCAAACAGGTACAAATCAGCAGAATAATACCACCAACACACCGGCAGATACCGTAGCTACCCGCACCGATTCTGTAGAGCTCCCTGCACCATTTGCCACTAAATCCTCTAATTTGTTCAGCAATGTCACCGGCTGGCCCGAAGGAATAACCCCAAAAGCACCACATGGCTTTAAAGTGGTAAAATTTGCAGGAGAACTGAATAATCCCCGCTGGATTTACCAGGCATCCAATGGCGACATTTTCGTAACCCAGGCAAGTACCGACGCCAATGCCATCAAAAAAGCTGCAGCCGCCATTTCCGGCAAAGGCAAATCACAAAACCTGGGCAACAGCGCCAATAATGTATTATTGTTTCGCGACACCACTAACGATGGTGTGCCTGATGTGCAGGAAGTTTTTCTGTCAGGCCTGGAACAGCCTTTTGGAATGTTGGTTTTGGGAAATTTCTTCTACGTAGCTAATACCAATGCACTACTCCGTTATCCTTATAATGCCCAAACACATAAAATAACCGGTAAGGCCCAAAAGATTCTCGACCTGCCCAAAGGCGGTTACAACAATCACTGGACACGTAATATAGTGGCCAATGGCAACGGTTCCAAAATATATGTATCTGTAGGTTCCGGGTCTAATGTGGCAGAGCATGGGATGGAAAACGAGATTAGAAGGGCCAATATATTAGAGATAAACCCCGATGGATCGGGCGAACGCATTTATGCCAGCGGACTACGTAACCCTGTGGGCATGGCCTGGGCACCTGGCAGTGCCAGCTTATGGACTGCAGTAAACGAAAGGGATAACCTGGGCGATGGCCTGGTGCCCGATTACCTGACCTCTGTAAAAGAAGGCGGCTTTTATGGCTGGCCTTACAGCTACTTCGGCAATCATAAAGATCCTCGTTTAAACAATCAGCGCGAAGACCTGGTAGCCAAAGCCATTGTGCCCGACGTGCCTTTAGGATCGCACACCGCTTCTCTGGGACTGGCGTTTTACGATAAAGACGCTTTTCCCGACAAGTATAAGAACGGGGCCTTCATTGGCCAGCACGGTTCCTGGAACAATAGCACCCTGGTAGGCTACAAAGTAGTATTTGTACCTTTTAAAAACGGGCACCCCAATGGTAAACCCGAAGACTTTTTAACCGGGTTTATCAACACAGCAGCGGGCAATAATAATGTATATGGTCGCCCGGTAGGTGTGGCCGTATTACAAAATGGCAGCATGCTGGTGGCAGATGATGCTTCCAACACAATCTGGAGCATTACTAAGGAATAA
- a CDS encoding RagB/SusD family nutrient uptake outer membrane protein, with the protein MRKIYIAGAFLLAAAFTSCSKSFLEKSPTDGVVLSESITDDVSMYAAVNGMYNDLLSYRVYGRSIPVRGDLMSDNAFMATSNSGRYLNWNKYQIISTDSYVEEVWLYCYAAIKDANNIINATITDDTNTKQLRGEAYAIRALMHFELVRNFAAPYAADTSAAGVPIVLQYDQFAKPARNSIGQVYTQILKDLNKADSLISYKLGNTMTFSTGTTRQLNTSEVSKYAIYALMARVYQFMGDWNNAKTQALKVVSSSSFSLASSTAYSDYWATLTTRTDGLETLFEIAADDNANNGSNSISGIYLTSALGGSYGDVLVNPAVYNLFSTTDARRSLMKTASRTGQSNTTYFSLKYSSYNADYKVIRYSDVLLILAEAYYNGSDITNANLYLNKVAQQRDPSAKAYANSGTQVLEDIINERRKELAFEGNRFYDLYRLQRTFTKPISETAADSIVVKPSTTNLLFPIPKAETDINTNMSQNTGY; encoded by the coding sequence ATGAGAAAGATATATATAGCAGGAGCATTTTTACTGGCAGCGGCATTCACCTCCTGCAGCAAAAGCTTCCTCGAAAAATCTCCTACCGATGGGGTGGTATTAAGCGAATCCATTACCGACGATGTAAGTATGTATGCAGCTGTAAATGGTATGTACAACGATCTGTTATCCTATCGTGTATACGGACGCAGCATCCCCGTGAGAGGTGATTTAATGAGCGACAACGCTTTCATGGCCACTTCCAACTCCGGCCGTTATCTCAACTGGAACAAATACCAGATCATTTCCACCGACTCCTACGTTGAAGAAGTATGGCTGTATTGCTATGCAGCCATTAAAGATGCCAACAACATCATCAACGCTACTATTACTGACGACACCAACACAAAGCAACTGAGAGGAGAAGCCTACGCTATCAGAGCCCTGATGCATTTTGAGCTGGTAAGAAACTTTGCCGCCCCGTATGCAGCCGATACCAGTGCAGCAGGTGTTCCTATTGTATTGCAATACGATCAGTTTGCCAAACCAGCCCGCAACTCCATAGGCCAGGTGTATACACAAATACTGAAAGACTTAAACAAAGCCGATTCACTCATCAGCTATAAATTAGGTAATACCATGACCTTTAGCACCGGCACCACCCGACAGTTAAACACATCTGAGGTGAGCAAGTATGCCATATACGCATTGATGGCCCGCGTTTATCAATTTATGGGCGACTGGAATAATGCTAAAACACAGGCCTTAAAAGTAGTAAGCAGCAGCTCCTTCTCTTTGGCCAGCAGCACCGCTTATAGTGATTACTGGGCTACTTTAACTACGCGTACCGATGGATTGGAAACCCTGTTTGAAATTGCAGCAGATGACAACGCCAACAATGGCAGCAACTCCATCTCAGGCATTTACCTCACTTCTGCCCTGGGCGGTAGCTATGGCGATGTGCTGGTAAATCCCGCTGTATACAACCTGTTTAGTACCACCGATGCAAGAAGAAGCCTGATGAAAACAGCTTCCCGTACCGGCCAGTCCAATACCACCTATTTCAGCTTAAAATACAGCAGCTACAATGCCGATTACAAAGTGATCCGTTACTCAGATGTGCTGCTCATACTGGCAGAAGCTTATTACAACGGCAGTGATATCACCAATGCCAACCTGTACCTGAACAAAGTGGCACAGCAAAGAGATCCTTCCGCAAAAGCTTATGCCAATAGCGGAACACAGGTGCTGGAAGATATTATCAACGAAAGAAGAAAAGAACTGGCTTTTGAAGGTAACCGCTTCTACGACCTGTACCGTTTACAGAGAACCTTTACCAAACCTATCTCTGAAACAGCCGCAGACAGCATTGTGGTGAAGCCTTCTACCACTAACCTACTATTTCCTATTCCGAAGGCCGAAACAGATATTAATACGAATATGAGTCAAAATACAGGGTACTAA
- the dnaK gene encoding molecular chaperone DnaK: protein MGKIIGIDLGTTNSCVAVMEGNEPVVIANDEGRRTTPSVVAFLKNGERKVGDPAKRQAITNPHNTIMSVKRFMGRRHDEVTEEISHWSYKVAKGDNNTVRVDIDGRLYTPQEISAMVLQKMKKTAEDYLGQEVTEAVITVPAYFNDAQRQATKEAGEIAGLNVRRIVNEPTAAALAYGLDKAGKEQKIAVFDLGGGTFDISILDLGDGVFEVKSTNGDTHLGGDDFDKVIMDWLADEFKKDENVDLRKDPMALQRLKEAAEKAKVELSSSSETEINLPYITAIDGVPKHLVLKLSRAKFEQLADKLFERCLRPCEAALKDAGYSTSQIDEVILVGGSSRIPKVQEIVEKFFGKKANRSVNPDEVVAVGAAIQGAVLTGEVKDVLLLDVTPLSLGIETMGGVMTTMIPSNTTIPTKKSEVYSTASDNQPGVQIHVLQGERPMATQNKSLGVFNLDGIPPAPRGVPQIEVTFDIDANGILHVSAKDKGTGKEQKIRIEAGSGLSKEEIEKMKAEAKANEGADKEARDRVEKLNQADSMIFQTEKQLKDFGDKVPADKKAPIEAALEKLKEAHKNQDFAGVETHLAELNTAWTAASEEIYKAQQDGGQPGADAAHAGAQTADNAGDHVTDAEFEEVK from the coding sequence ATGGGAAAGATAATTGGAATAGACCTGGGTACTACCAACAGTTGTGTAGCCGTAATGGAAGGTAACGAACCGGTGGTAATAGCCAACGATGAAGGCCGTCGCACTACACCGTCTGTAGTAGCATTTCTTAAAAATGGAGAACGTAAGGTGGGCGACCCTGCCAAGCGTCAGGCAATTACCAACCCGCATAACACTATAATGAGTGTGAAGCGTTTTATGGGTCGCCGTCACGACGAAGTGACCGAAGAAATCAGCCATTGGAGCTATAAAGTGGCAAAAGGTGACAATAATACCGTTCGCGTTGATATTGACGGACGCTTATATACGCCACAGGAAATTTCTGCTATGGTGCTTCAGAAAATGAAGAAAACCGCAGAAGACTACCTGGGCCAGGAAGTTACAGAAGCGGTTATCACGGTTCCTGCTTACTTTAACGACGCTCAGCGTCAGGCTACTAAAGAAGCTGGTGAAATCGCTGGTTTAAATGTACGCCGTATTGTAAACGAACCTACTGCCGCTGCGCTGGCTTACGGTTTGGACAAAGCCGGTAAAGAGCAAAAAATTGCCGTATTCGACTTAGGTGGTGGTACATTCGATATCTCTATCCTGGATTTGGGTGACGGTGTATTTGAAGTAAAATCTACCAACGGTGATACGCACTTAGGTGGTGACGACTTTGATAAAGTAATTATGGACTGGCTGGCTGACGAATTCAAGAAAGATGAAAACGTTGACCTGCGTAAAGATCCTATGGCTTTACAGCGTTTGAAAGAAGCTGCTGAAAAAGCGAAAGTAGAACTGTCTTCTTCTTCAGAAACAGAAATTAACCTGCCTTATATCACTGCTATTGACGGTGTGCCTAAACACTTAGTGTTAAAGTTGAGCCGTGCTAAATTTGAGCAGTTAGCAGATAAGCTGTTTGAAAGATGTTTGAGGCCTTGTGAAGCTGCCCTGAAAGATGCAGGTTACAGCACTTCACAAATTGATGAAGTTATCCTGGTAGGTGGTTCCAGCCGTATTCCTAAAGTTCAGGAAATTGTTGAGAAGTTCTTTGGTAAAAAAGCCAACAGAAGCGTAAACCCGGATGAGGTTGTTGCTGTAGGTGCTGCTATTCAAGGTGCGGTATTAACCGGTGAAGTGAAAGATGTGTTACTGTTAGACGTTACTCCATTAAGCCTGGGTATTGAAACCATGGGCGGTGTAATGACTACCATGATCCCAAGCAACACCACTATCCCTACCAAGAAGTCGGAAGTATATTCTACTGCCAGCGACAATCAGCCTGGTGTACAAATACACGTTCTGCAGGGTGAAAGACCTATGGCTACTCAAAACAAGAGCCTGGGTGTATTCAATCTGGATGGTATTCCACCAGCACCACGTGGTGTTCCGCAAATTGAAGTAACCTTCGATATCGATGCCAACGGTATCCTGCATGTAAGTGCAAAGGACAAAGGCACCGGTAAAGAACAGAAAATTCGTATTGAAGCGGGTAGCGGCTTAAGCAAGGAAGAAATTGAAAAAATGAAAGCCGAAGCTAAAGCGAACGAAGGTGCAGATAAAGAAGCACGCGATCGCGTAGAAAAGCTGAACCAGGCCGACAGTATGATTTTCCAAACAGAAAAGCAACTGAAAGATTTTGGCGATAAAGTTCCTGCTGATAAAAAAGCGCCTATCGAAGCTGCCTTAGAGAAGCTGAAAGAAGCGCATAAAAACCAGGATTTTGCTGGTGTAGAAACTCACCTGGCTGAATTGAACACTGCATGGACTGCCGCTAGTGAAGAAATTTACAAAGCGCAACAAGATGGTGGTCAACCAGGTGCAGATGCTGCTCACGCAGGCGCACAAACTGCAGATAACGCAGGCGATCATGTAACCGATGCAGAGTTTGAAGAAGTGAAATAG
- a CDS encoding DUF4272 domain-containing protein: MKQTITVITVVLLITLAGCKPNKQKENTSKNMEMPKITKPVENIEATPEQRERRNKSEDICKAHDVPVYVNPNSLFVETDEKVTIRSKDEVVDRALALLYIGLKSEGLEQKYLDQIEKEYGIKQKLSEKEKDYAFAPNATEQQKTDANWRYESLHVMLWALGFIDQLVYPDQMCDVASDVKIIHGLSEKQFRDKARLRSKSEILDQADLILRLDWACVSAKVANKPAPGHLDKSVVYERHYSLNWLINYLNQYWDDVSADT; encoded by the coding sequence ATGAAGCAAACCATTACAGTAATTACTGTTGTTCTCCTGATTACCCTTGCAGGGTGCAAACCCAACAAGCAAAAGGAAAACACAAGCAAAAACATGGAAATGCCCAAAATAACCAAACCCGTAGAGAACATTGAAGCGACCCCGGAACAACGGGAGAGACGCAACAAATCTGAAGACATTTGTAAAGCACATGACGTTCCTGTGTATGTAAATCCTAATTCGTTATTTGTAGAAACGGATGAAAAAGTAACCATTCGCAGTAAAGACGAAGTGGTGGATAGGGCGTTAGCTTTATTATACATCGGACTCAAAAGCGAAGGGCTGGAGCAGAAATATTTAGATCAGATTGAGAAGGAGTATGGGATAAAGCAAAAGCTTTCTGAGAAGGAAAAAGATTATGCTTTCGCGCCTAATGCCACCGAGCAGCAAAAAACGGATGCTAACTGGCGATATGAAAGTTTGCATGTGATGCTTTGGGCTTTAGGTTTTATAGATCAGTTAGTGTATCCTGACCAGATGTGTGATGTAGCGAGTGATGTAAAAATAATTCATGGTCTTTCGGAGAAGCAGTTCAGAGACAAAGCCAGGCTGAGAAGCAAGAGTGAAATTCTTGATCAGGCAGACCTTATTTTACGATTAGATTGGGCTTGTGTAAGCGCAAAAGTGGCTAATAAGCCTGCCCCGGGGCATCTGGATAAAAGCGTTGTTTATGAAAGGCATTATTCATTAAACTGGCTTATTAATTATCTGAATCAATACTGGGATGATGTTTCTGCTGATACATAA